The following is a genomic window from Nguyenibacter vanlangensis.
TTCCGCCGTGATCGTGTAGGTCGTGCCGGCGAAGACCTGTTCCTGCGCGCCTTCGGGGATGATGTGCCCGCCATAGATCCAGCCGCCATTCGCCGGGCGCTTGTCGGCCGGAATGCCGGCGCGGCGGTAGAAGAAGCCGATCCGCGCATGGGTGTGGCGGTCATCGAAGCCATAGCCGGCATTCTTGTCGGCGGTCAGGCAGAAGATGACTTCCCAGCCGTTATAGCTGAACTGGTTGGCATGCTTGTCGATCAGCGTCCAGGTGTCCCACACCCAGACATCCGGATTGATCGTCGGGAAATCCGCCGGAATATCCGGCATGATCAACTGCCCGGGCAGCGAGTTCTGGCCCGCCGCGACCGACGGGTTGGAATGCGCCTTGATCTGCATCGCGTCGGCGCGCGTCCAGTGCGCGGTAAAGTCCGCATCGGGCGCATAGGCCTGCTGCGTGTGGATCGTCGGCAGCGGGAAGCCGGGCACGCCCGTCAGCGACGTTCCGGGGAACAGCCGGGCGGCATGCGGCATCATGCCGACATGCGGCGCGACGCGCACTGCTTCGCGCTGTTCGTCGGGCGTCACGTCGCGCGCCAGCGCGGCATGCGCCGTCGTGGTGAGAGCCAGCGTCCCGACCAGGGCCATTTTCAGGGTGAGATTCCGTCGGCGTACGTTCGCCATTTCATCCTCCATACGGGAAAGAGACAAGCAACCTAAAGGGAGGGTCCGATTGCATGAGCGAAGCCTGAGCAGCGCGCGCGAATAGACTCCCCGAACGCTTTCAGGCTGCGGCCACGTAACCGTGAGAATGCTCGGAATGAAACGATAGACTTCAATAATAACCGCCACAAATGTGGCGAAAAACCGTAATAACACTTACATCAGGAATAACAACATTCGCGTATGTTTTTATTTACTAAACCGCGAATATATGAATAGTCCCTACCCTCCTCGCACGTTTAACCTCTAAAATTCCTCCGCAGCGCACCACCAACTGATGTGAAGCCTGCGGGACAGTAAGATCATGAAACGGCGATATCGACAACCGCCGATTTCGACAAAAAGGAATTTTTTTTCATCCAAGCATTTCAGACATAAAATTGTCATATTTTCGAGACACGAACATCAATTCTACTCGATATTTCTTTATTTTCCGGAAATGTATTTAACAATTTACCTGTTGATTTTGTTAAGTTATTTACTTGTTTCTACAAAAAATTTTGTGGATACACTCTCAATACCCGCGACAGTGCCCGCGACAATGCGATGACGTCATCTTTGACCCCGCCCATCCCCATCACGCGATCGCGCAGCCCATGCCGGGTGAAAAGTCTCTATGATCGCCGCGGCGCGGCAGGACAAGCAGGGCGACGGTGACATGCCTACCGGCAATCGGGGAATCGCAATATTATGCGCGGGGCTGATGATCGGCCCTTTCGGATGCGCCGGCCCGACCGGGCCGATCTTCGGCGATTGGTATGGCTATCAGCCCCTGCCCGGACCGCAGGCGCAACTGGCCGTCGAGCTTGTCCTGCATGGACCACCCACGGCACGGCTCGGCGCATTTCGCATGCACGTCCAGACGATGTGGATGGTCGCCAATCCGCAGAATCAGTCGGACTACCCGACCGGTACCTGGACGATGCAGCCTGTGACGATCGATGGCCGGACCTATCGGCGGATCGACCTGTCCGGCCTGGATACCGCGATGCACCACGCGACGCTGATCGCCCATTACATCGAACTGCCGAACGGCACACTGGTCCCCGCCACTGCCGACGGCAAGCCTGATCTCAGCCCGGGCGGCCTTGCCTTCCGCCTGGTGCCGCGCCCGCGCGGCAGTTTCGGCTATGGCCGCGTCTGAGCACGCCGGGCCGCCGTCACGCCGCCATGGTCAGGCGCCATGGATGGGCGTGGGGCTTCTGTCGCCCCGATAGACGCGTCCGAACCGGTTTTCGAGAAAGGCCGCCAGCGCGATGTCCTCTTGCCGGACCACGCCGCGTTCCGGCAGGTGACCGTCCTTCAACAGGTCCAGCACCGCGCAGATCGCGCCGGCTGTCGTGATCTGGATCGCGGTACGCGGCCGGCCATGCACGATGTCGCCATGGATGCGGCGGACGAAGCTTTCCTGCATCAGCCGTCCGTCGCGCCGGCCGGAAACCGTAACGAAGATCAAAACGACGTCCTGCCGGGTCGCCGGAATGGCATATTCCAGAATATCCTTTAACAAATCGCGTCGTTCCGCAAGGCGCAGGTCCCGCAGCAGCATCTTCATCGCCTGCGCGTGGCCGGGATAGCGAATGGTACGGTAATTCAGTTCCCGCACCGCGCCGGCATAGGTTTCACACAGCGAGCCGAGCCCCCCCGAGGTATTGAAGGCTTCGTAGGTCACGCCATCCACCCCCAGCGTTTCCAGCCCCTCCAACGCCGGAACCATGCGGCGTTCGCCCGCCACGATGGCCTCGCACGGTTCGATATATTCGTTGATGACGCCGTCCGTGCTCCAGGTCAGGTTATAGCCGAGGGCATTGGAGGGAAATTCCGGCAACGCGCCGACACGCAGATGGATCGTGTCCAGGGCGTCGAACCGCCGGGCGATGTCATGGGCGACGATGGAGACGAAGCCGGGCGCCAGGCCGCATTGCGGCACGAAGGCGGTGCGCGCGCCGGCCGCATGGTCGCGTACTGCGCGGGTGCTGGCCACGTCCTCGGTCAGGTCCAGATAATGGAGCCCGGCCTCGGCCGCGGCGCGCGCGATCGTCGTGGTCAGATGATAGGGGGCCGCGGACAGCACGGCATAATGCCCATCCATCAGCGGGCGGAGCATGCCGGGCTCCGCGATGTCGGCCTGCAGCTTTCGGACCGAATCCGCAACGTCGGCGCGATGCAGGCCGGCCTGGTCCCGATCAACCAGGCTGACGGCATAATCGCCGGTGGCGTCAAGGAAATCCGCGATCGTCGCACCGATCTTGCCGGCGCCGACAACGAGTATCTTCTTCATCCGATCCGCTCCCGCCATATGGAATCACGACATCGAACGAAGGAACGATATCGAAAACAACTGGCCGTGTGACGCGTCGCGCGGGCTTTTTTTCGGCAGAATGTCGGATAAGATCGGCATTATGCACATGGACGCCACGGACAAAGCCCTGCTCGCCCTGCTTCAGGACAATGCGCGGATATCGACCGCAGCGCTGGCCCGCCGCACGGGCCTGTCACGCACGACGGTGCAAAGCCGCATCGAACGGATGGAACAGACGGGACTGATTGCCGGCTATACGGTCGTGACGGCGCCCGAGGCCGAGGATGCGGTGCGCGCGCACGTGATGGTCACCCTCGCCCCGCGCCATGCCGCGTCGGTGGAAGCCGCGCTGCGGCACATCGGGGAAGTGCGCGAGCTGCATGCCGTCAGCGGCACGGTGGACATGATCGCGATCGTCGGCGCGGCCTCGACCGAAATCATCAATCGCGTCATCGACCGGATCGGATTGCTGGACGGTGTCGAGCGCACGATTTCGGCGATCATCCTGTCCACCCGGTTCCGGCGCCGCGGCACGCACGGCCGCTGAACACGCGCCCGGGCATGCGCAGACCGTCTGGAGGCGGTCTGCCATACGGGCGGCAGGCTCGCGATAGAAGGACGGGGGTTTTGCGTCGTCGGCGCGATACCCCCCAACCGAGCGCACGCTCCCGGACCTCAGGCGCAACTCTCCGGCTCATGATGTTCATGATAGCTCCTACTTACAGGTAGGAGCCCCCGGAAAACGGGACGCTTCACGTCCAGATCCGGGAACCGGCCGCATGACGATGAAAGGGGCGCAGGGACGGAATCGATTGCAAAAAACACAATTAAATGTTGCCAAAATAACAATTTAAAATCGCAAAAAAATATGCGTGTTATTAAGAAAGGTACCCATCTGTATTGCACGAAGATTATCGCAAATACCAAACTCACTTCGCAAAATGACGTTTTTTTTGCGAAATATTGATCCGCGGCACTTTAGGCGTGGTCACGCCCCGAACGTGGAGTAAATAAAATGGCGAATGGCAAGACAGTTATGGTTGTCGGAGCTGCCGGAGATATATGCTCTGAAGTCTGCCGTCGACTGGAGAGTGACGGTTACAAATTAATATTGATCGACCGCGATGAGGTTCGGCTCAACAGGTTGCTCAACACCCTCGACAGTGACCGTGTCACGCCGGTAATCGCTGATGCAGGTGCAACAGAGCCCGCAGACGGAGGCATAGCCGACGCGGTTGACCAACACCGGCCGGAGGTGCTCATAAACGGTGTCGGCGGCGACACCAAAGTATTAAGGATCGAAGACCTTACGGCAAGCTATGTTGCCGAAAAGATAAATGAAAACCTGATAACGACGTTCAACGTAACCAAGCTCTGCGTGCCCCACATGAAAGCCAAACGTTATGGACGCATCGTCAACTTTGCGTCCGCCGGCGGGCGTACATACAGCCATTTCAATAACGCGGCGTATGTCGCTGCAAAAGCCGCGGTCATCGGGTTTACCAAACAAATAGCATATGAACTCGCTCCCTTCGATATTGTTGCGAACGTCGTTGCACACGGGCCGATGCTGACGAGCCGCATTGAATCCGCGTGGGAGCGGCGCCCCGAAGAGCAGAGGAAGGACGTGCTGAATAGAATCCCTCTCCGACGGATGGGCACTCTCGATGAAGCCGTCGGAAGCGTAATGTATTTGGCATCTCCTTCCGCGGGTTTCACAACAGGAAGTGTGATGGACATCAATGGCGGTCTTTACATGTAAACTGGCCCAAGGAGATAGGTGATGATTACATTTATTGTAAAATACATATATAACGTTACCAGATCTGCGCGAGAACAGGTTATGGCGTCGCATCGAGAAAATCTGGAACAACAAGCGCAGTCGGGCGCCTTGATTTGTGCGGCGCGCGTCGAAGGCGAAGAGGCGGGTGTTCTGATATACAAGGCCGAAGATCGCGAGAAACTGGAAAACATACTACAAAAAGAGCCCTATAAGAAAAATGGATTTATAGAAAAGACCGAGATATCGGTTTTGAATCCAACAATAGGGCTCCTCTAACGATCGCAACACCTCAAAAAACGTGAAGACTGGCCATCAGAATATAAAATATTCCAATATCGAATGACGAAGATCCAACTCCTGGGAGACCAAAACCATGGCTATCACCGACTGGTCGCTCAATTGGTTCGATCGCAGGTCAAGTTTCATCGAAGAGTGCAACGCTGCGCGCAACGCGCTTATCGATGATCTAGCCGATGGGGCTGCCACGCAGCAGCGCGTATTGGACGATATATATCGCATTTGCGGCCCATCGCAATCATGGCAACAATCGGGGTATAGCGACGCCATCCGGCGTGGCGCAACTTTCCGGGAAATTGTACCAATTCGGACATACGCGGATTTTGAACCGCTCATTGACAGCGAAGTGCACACCAAGGGTGGCGTTCTGTCGACCAGTCCTGTCCGTCGCTGGTTAAAAACAAGTGGCACGACCGGAAAGCCCAAGCGTATCCCCTATACGGACCACTGGATGACGGCTTATCGCGTGCCCGCGATGAAGGCGATGTGGGGCACGTTTCTGCTGAATTGTCCGGAACTTCTTGCCCATCCGTATGCGACGTTCGACACCCAGACAGTCCGCGAAGTCCCCGGCGATCACATCTTTGGCGTGCCTTATCAGGGGATCAGTAACCGCAACCCGCCACTCGGCGCCTCAGATTGGACGCCACCCTGGTACGAAGCCCCTTGGTATATCCCCTCTCTCCCCAGCGACCATTTAACCAAAATGTATTACCGGCTACGATGGCTCGTCACGAAAGATGTCCGGTTTTTGACTGCAATAAACCCAAGCACCATCTTGTCCATACTCGATAGTCTCAAACTGTTCGCATCAGTTCTGGTCAAGGAGATAGCGGACGGATCCGTGGCCGGGATAAACATGGTTGCGCCGGATCCGGAAGCGGCTCGGCGGCTGGAGAAAATTCTCGGACGATCCACTTATTCATTGAATGATGTCTGGCCCAACTTGATACATTACAGCACATGGGCGTCGGCCGCCGCGAGGCTCTACGATGCGCAAATGCTCCATGCCTTGCCCTGCGCCAAGCGACTTCCCTTCATGAGCTGCGGAACGGAAGGGGTCGTGACAATACCGCTGGACGGTTCTCAATTGGGTCAACCATTGGCGGTCGACCAAGCCTGGTTCGAGTTCATCCCCGCTGAGGATGAACCGAACGAGTATTTAAGCGGCAGGAGAAGAACCGACACCCTCTTGTATGACGAACTGGACGTCGGAAAAGAGTACCACGTTATAATGTCTCAGTTGAACGGTTTGACGCGACTCTACACCGGAGATATATTTTCTGTCGAAAAAATAGAGGCCGGAGTGCCGCATATTTACTTCACCCGTAGACACGGTGTTTATCATTCATTCACGGGCGAAAAATTGACCGAGGCTGAAGTCGTTTCTGCAATTGAACGCGGCCTCGCGCAGTTCGGAGCACCTCTCGGATTATTTCTCTGTGGCGCGCGATGGGGATCTCCGCCAGGTTATTCAATTGCGATCGAGCTGCATCTGCCCCGGAAACTTGATGTTACGGAAATCGCCACGGCGATTGATCTCCATCTGCAGCACATCAGCATCGAGTATGCGTCGAAGCGGGAGAGCGGTCGCCTGGACGGCATACAGGTCGCATTGATTCAACATCAGGCGATCGCGAAATACGTCGAATCAAAACGGAATCCAGGCAATACCACTCAATACAAATATAAGCCGTTCCATAAGGACACGTCCTTTCTCGATGAACTCGTCCGAGATAACAACATTATCCAGGGGGAGATGCACGGTGTCAGCGTCACGTAAAATCGAACAACTTCATAGCGACGGTGCGGATTTGGCGTTGCACTCTTGGATGCCGCGTAACCCGCGCGCCGCGGTCTTCTACCTCCATGGCCTTCAAAGCCACGCTGGATGGTCATGGCAATTTGGGGAGTATCTCGGGCGTCGCGGCGTCGCCTTGTTCGTTTTGGATCGGCGTGGGAGTGGTCTGAGCGGGGGCGTCCGCGGGGACTATGCATCATTGGACTCCCTGGCCTATGATTATCATGTCGCGTACAACCATATGCTGGCGCTACTTGAAGATAAGCAAAATGTAACGCTCTTTGGTCACTGCCTCGGAGGATCGCTGCTCGGTGGTCTTCTGGCTAAAGGAGGCGTATTCGCGAATTATCGCTCGTTTGTTTTTTGCTCCACGTGGCTGGGTCGTCTTCACGCCGTGCTTTCGCCTGAGGAGAGATCAATAATCGCCGGAGAGAGAAGCACCGAGCTTGTAGACGTAGACTTGAAGGCGCATGACTTTACGGATGTCAAGAAATATCTTGACTTTATTTCCTCCGATCCGCTCTCAATAAAATGCATTACCGCTCGAAGCAGAGCGTTGTTTCTGGAAATAGAACAGATTTATCTCGAGAGGGGGATAGATTCAGGCGCTGCATCAGCACATTATATTATAAGTTCAACCGATCCCATTGTGAACCATCAAGCATCCTTCGAGGTATTTAACGCGATCACTCGAAATGCCGGATTTCTAACAGTTATACCGACAAATAAACACTATATTCCATTCACTGATGCAAGGGAGGTATTGTTTAAACGAACGGAATCAATTGCGCTAGAGCATCATCCGACCGGATGGGCTCATCCGGTCGGATAA
Proteins encoded in this region:
- a CDS encoding saccharopine dehydrogenase family protein, which produces MKKILVVGAGKIGATIADFLDATGDYAVSLVDRDQAGLHRADVADSVRKLQADIAEPGMLRPLMDGHYAVLSAAPYHLTTTIARAAAEAGLHYLDLTEDVASTRAVRDHAAGARTAFVPQCGLAPGFVSIVAHDIARRFDALDTIHLRVGALPEFPSNALGYNLTWSTDGVINEYIEPCEAIVAGERRMVPALEGLETLGVDGVTYEAFNTSGGLGSLCETYAGAVRELNYRTIRYPGHAQAMKMLLRDLRLAERRDLLKDILEYAIPATRQDVVLIFVTVSGRRDGRLMQESFVRRIHGDIVHGRPRTAIQITTAGAICAVLDLLKDGHLPERGVVRQEDIALAAFLENRFGRVYRGDRSPTPIHGA
- a CDS encoding Lrp/AsnC family transcriptional regulator, with translation MDATDKALLALLQDNARISTAALARRTGLSRTTVQSRIERMEQTGLIAGYTVVTAPEAEDAVRAHVMVTLAPRHAASVEAALRHIGEVRELHAVSGTVDMIAIVGAASTEIINRVIDRIGLLDGVERTISAIILSTRFRRRGTHGR
- a CDS encoding SDR family oxidoreductase: MANGKTVMVVGAAGDICSEVCRRLESDGYKLILIDRDEVRLNRLLNTLDSDRVTPVIADAGATEPADGGIADAVDQHRPEVLINGVGGDTKVLRIEDLTASYVAEKINENLITTFNVTKLCVPHMKAKRYGRIVNFASAGGRTYSHFNNAAYVAAKAAVIGFTKQIAYELAPFDIVANVVAHGPMLTSRIESAWERRPEEQRKDVLNRIPLRRMGTLDEAVGSVMYLASPSAGFTTGSVMDINGGLYM
- a CDS encoding muconolactone Delta-isomerase family protein, which produces MITFIVKYIYNVTRSAREQVMASHRENLEQQAQSGALICAARVEGEEAGVLIYKAEDREKLENILQKEPYKKNGFIEKTEISVLNPTIGLL
- a CDS encoding GH3 auxin-responsive promoter family protein; protein product: MAITDWSLNWFDRRSSFIEECNAARNALIDDLADGAATQQRVLDDIYRICGPSQSWQQSGYSDAIRRGATFREIVPIRTYADFEPLIDSEVHTKGGVLSTSPVRRWLKTSGTTGKPKRIPYTDHWMTAYRVPAMKAMWGTFLLNCPELLAHPYATFDTQTVREVPGDHIFGVPYQGISNRNPPLGASDWTPPWYEAPWYIPSLPSDHLTKMYYRLRWLVTKDVRFLTAINPSTILSILDSLKLFASVLVKEIADGSVAGINMVAPDPEAARRLEKILGRSTYSLNDVWPNLIHYSTWASAAARLYDAQMLHALPCAKRLPFMSCGTEGVVTIPLDGSQLGQPLAVDQAWFEFIPAEDEPNEYLSGRRRTDTLLYDELDVGKEYHVIMSQLNGLTRLYTGDIFSVEKIEAGVPHIYFTRRHGVYHSFTGEKLTEAEVVSAIERGLAQFGAPLGLFLCGARWGSPPGYSIAIELHLPRKLDVTEIATAIDLHLQHISIEYASKRESGRLDGIQVALIQHQAIAKYVESKRNPGNTTQYKYKPFHKDTSFLDELVRDNNIIQGEMHGVSVT
- a CDS encoding alpha/beta fold hydrolase; this encodes MSASRKIEQLHSDGADLALHSWMPRNPRAAVFYLHGLQSHAGWSWQFGEYLGRRGVALFVLDRRGSGLSGGVRGDYASLDSLAYDYHVAYNHMLALLEDKQNVTLFGHCLGGSLLGGLLAKGGVFANYRSFVFCSTWLGRLHAVLSPEERSIIAGERSTELVDVDLKAHDFTDVKKYLDFISSDPLSIKCITARSRALFLEIEQIYLERGIDSGAASAHYIISSTDPIVNHQASFEVFNAITRNAGFLTVIPTNKHYIPFTDAREVLFKRTESIALEHHPTGWAHPVG